The DNA region CAAACTGCTATAAAAAGGGGCAGCCTTCAAGGTCAATCAAACCCTGGAACCGCCCTTTTCAGCGTTTCTTATTTAAATAAATTCACAATAATATCAGCCTGCTGCTGTGTAATGGTACCGTCGGCTACAATTCCCGCCAGAGCGGCTCTCAGATATTCCTCGCTGCTTACCTTTTTATCAACGCCGTTTGCAATGCCATTCTGCTTGGCTTGGCTAAGAGCCTTGTCGATAGCAGCACGTTGGGCCTCCGTAATTTTCCCTTCGCTTACGAGATCAGCCATCGGGTTTGGAAGCTCCCCGCCAATCGGCAGGTTCGGGTATTTTGCTTTTACCTCTTCATCCGTGTAATCCTCCAAATCCATGCTGCTGATATCAAACAGCGCCTGTTCTCTGTCCTTCCGGTCATATTCGTACGTGTAGGAGTATACGAGCACCATTCTCCCGTTCTTTTCCTCAAGGATTTCACTTTTTACCGGGAGCCCGGTTGCAGGGTCCAGATAGGCTGTTTCTTTAACCGGAACTTTCTTCATATTTTCTGCAGATGTGCCTTCGTGTGAGAAGTAGTCTGTTGTTACTTTTATAAGTTCTTTTCCATCCTGTACAACCATACCGGCATTTTTCCATTCGGGTCCTTGATATTCCTTCGCCATCAATTCATAAAGTGGGCCGCTTGGAACACCGTCTTCCGGAGCTACGGTTACCACGGTTCCGCCTGTAACGTTCCCGCCAGCGTCCCTTGTTACTTTAGCTGAGGTCGTTCCATTGAACAGGGAATAAAAACTCATAGCGCCACCTTTAAAGTGGGAATCTGTTCTTTGGTTGTAGGTAAGCGGATCTCCCCAGGTTTCCTCTGCGTTTATTAAATTGCCCTTTGCATCGTAAATCGATGTTTTTACATATTGCAATAAGAGCGAATCATTGTCCGACACAGCCGCAGAGTCGGCAGCCTGAGGATTCACAACAACGGGCTGGACCAACGGGTTTGCCGAATTGGCGGCTACCAGTGCGGCAGTAGCAGACAGTGCAACGGTTGTCATTAAGGATGCAGCGATAAGTACTTTTTTCATCAACAATACTCTCCTTTAATTTCATTATTATTTGGTGATACAGCCGATCACCTTAATCCCAAGTATAGGGAAGAGATGTAACGATCCATGGGTGGGTTGTATCCTGCATGTAAACAAACGGTATATTATTTTCGCGCTATGATTGCTTAATTATTGGGAAGCTTTACATCATCCAGATTAAACAGACCGTTATCTGCTTTCAGCTTGTCATACTCGTAGCTGGCCTTGAACAGGAGCTTGGATTTCCCGCCCTTGATTGTAGAGATCGATTCTTTAATAGGCAAACCACTATGGTTCAGCAGTACGTCCTCTGTAAATTTAGTGCCGACTGATGTATAGGTTCTGGTCACTTTCGTGTAAGAGACTCCGTTTTCGGTGACCTTCCCTTTATTCTTCCATTCTTTTCGGGTATAGCGCTCCTTTTCTGCTGCAAAAATACTGGTTGGCTTCATGGCTTGCGGATAGGCATGCCTGTCTCCCTGCAGAATATTGCCATTCGAATCCATTGTAAAACTAACTCCCTGCTTACCATTCACGATGGTCACCGCGGTTACCATTTTATTCGGATCGTCTTTGGCAGGCGTAAGAAACATACTTTTGCTGCGTGAGGCTTTCGTGTCCTGCCATTGCTCCTGGGCATTCATGATTTTACCGTCAGGGCTAAAAACAGTTCTCTTCATGTACTCCACACTGGCTGCTTCTACTCCCGTACCAGACGCTTTGGCTGTGACCCTGGGTGCCTTGGAAGCGGCAGCATCTGCGGAGTCTGTCAAAAATGCGCCAGATCCCGATACGGCGATTACGGACATTACGGATGCGGCAATTAAAGCTTTTTTCATCAATAGCAACAATCTCCTTTTTCAAATTTTCGTGAAGATACCCTCACGGTCCAAACTATAGCGGGCAGATGTATCATCCCGGGCCTTACATGTATCGGATATGTAAATTATTCATTTTTCGCGTTACTTCATCGGAGGAATTATATGGTAAACTGAGGATAATTGAAACTTAGTTCCATATAGTGAAACCTACTGGTGAGAGGGGAATTCACAAATGCCAATTGATTTTCACGATGAAACAAACAAGCAGACGTATGCAACAAGAAACGCGGATGAATCTTGGATATCTTTAATAAAAGATACGGTTGATGTATCGAATAAGCGGATTGCGGATATAGGTTGTGGAGGCGGCATTTATACGAAGGCTCTTATTAAGATGGGGGCATCCCATGTAGTTGGTGTAGATTTCTCAGATGAGATGTTAAAAGGGGCGGCAAATAACTGTAAGAACATTCAAAACGTTACATTTCTAAAGGGAGACGCTTACCAATCAAACCTACCTGCAAATAAGATTGATATTGTATTAGAAAGAGCATTAATCCACCATCTAAGCGACTTGCATGCTTGTTTCAAGGAAGCCTATCGCATCCTTAAAGATGGCGGTATGCTCATTGTTCAGGATCGAACTCCTGCTGATTGTTTACTGCCCGGGGATGAGAGTCATATTAGAGGTTATTTTTTCGAAAAATTTCCTCAGTTGATGGATAAAGAAATTTCTCGTAGATATGCTTCAGGTCAAGTACAGCAAGCGCTGGAATCGAATGGATTTCGATTAGCTAAAACTGTCTCGCATTGGGAAACAAGACGGGTTTACAATGATTTTCAAGAATTAAACAAGGACTTACTGCTAAGAACTGGGCGTTCCATTCTTCATGATCTGACGGATGAGGAACTTCAAGATTTGATATCTTTCATAGAAGGCAAACTCAACGGCAGTCAACCACCTATCATTGAGAAGGATTCATGGACGGTATGGTTCGCTATTAAAGAGCAGCCTCTTGTATTGAATGTTTCCGAACCATCGGCCTGAACTACAATCTTATCCATTAAACGATGAAGCATGTCTGGCGTGAGCTCCTTTAGCCCCATGGACTTCTTTAGTTCTCTTTTTCATTCACAACATACTTTCCGCGCCGCTATTACTGGTGTCAGTACTAAACAGAAGCAACTAAAGGAGCTAAGGGTATTCAATGGTATATCGAGGAGGATATAGTCGGATATATACTTGAAGGTCTTCAAGTCAGCCCAATGAGAACTGAGCAACTTCAACTGTGCTAGGGGCGGCTGATTAAGTCCGCCCTCAGCCTTTTACTCTATACGTGGGGATGGAAATGGAGTGCCTAGTAGGAATCAATGTCGGCTCTTGTGGAAGTTTAGGCTCGTAATGTACGCTGGGAAATTTTCTGAGATGTTGTCCCACATCAATAATCTTTAGACTGTCACACGAACGATGTAGCGTTCAAAGGTTGTGGGTAAGCCTTTGTCCGTTGCGTTCTTTTCAAATATCCTTGTTATCTCAGACATAGACTGCTGAATTACCGCTTCAACCACGGAAGGCTTTTGACCGAAAAGACTCATTCTAATTACGTCAATTGGTTCACGCAGGTATTCAAGGCTTCTTACAGTTTCAATCTCAGCATTTTCTAGCCCCCCTTCCTCTAATCTTAAGATTAAGTTGTCGAGTATAGGAGTACCCGAAGGGGAAGGTTCAAAAAAGTTAGGGAATAACTCCCACAACTCTGAGGTAATATTATCACCGGGGTGAAGACCGATGAGTTCCCCACCCTGTTTAATGACTCTCTTTACGTCAAGGTAAGCTGAGGTAGGTCCTCTACGGTTATATGCACAGTCAAATTCCTCGTTTTCAAAAGGCAGCTTGTCTTTTGTATTTGCCGTTACAAAGGTTGCATTTTGCAAACCTGCATCATTTCCGTGTTTAATGAAGTCACTCGTTATATCTATACCAACAATATGCTTTACGACCGGGCTCCATTGTAAGGCAAACTCACCGTGTCCACAGCCAATATCCAGTACCTTCTTACCCGGAACCATCTGAGACACTTCATGAGTGAAAATCAATTCACCATTCGGCTCAGTAATTGTCGATTTCCATGAATACGAATATTGTCCTGTTAGTCTTCCTAATTGAGCATACCATTCAATTGAATGGGGACGCACCCAATCCGTATGTGTTTTCGGATTAAAAGATTTAATACTCATAAAACACCTCCAAAAAATAATAGTGAAGAACTGATTTTATAAAATTTACCAGTCAGACTTGCAATACTATTTCGGAAGGAAGAAAAAGAGGGGCTTGTCGCCCCTCAGATTGTCGAGAAACCCTGTACTTTTTTCTAAAGTGCAGGGTTTCTCAATTTCAAGTGGTCACTTCAAAAGTGAAAACGGGGAGATTACCCCCGTTTTTCCAGGCGATCCAGGTGGATCGCCATCTTCTTCATGTTCTGTACAGCTGCTGTCATCAGGGCCTGTTCCCTGACGTTTTGCAGCCCGCGCAAACGGCAATAGCGAAACCCATGGAGCTCTTTGGCATCCGCGAAGCTTCGCTCAATCGTTTCTTTTCGTTTTCGGTAGAGATATTTCCCGGATCGACTCAACCGGTTGCCTCGCACCCACTCTTTGCTGTCCTCCCAGACATGACGAGTTACCACCTTTCGGTGGTTGCGAGACCGCGTGCATTCATTTAATAACGGGCAGTTCTTGCAGTGCTGTGGATCCGAAGCGTACTGTCGGTATCCCTCACGGTTGGTCGTCTTGTATGGTAATTCGTGCTTTGCAGGGCAAACATAAAGATTGCGCTCCGCATCATACGTGAACTTCCATTTAGGGAATAAACCCTGGGTCGGGTGAAATCTTCGG from Paenibacillus ihbetae includes:
- a CDS encoding class I SAM-dependent methyltransferase gives rise to the protein MPIDFHDETNKQTYATRNADESWISLIKDTVDVSNKRIADIGCGGGIYTKALIKMGASHVVGVDFSDEMLKGAANNCKNIQNVTFLKGDAYQSNLPANKIDIVLERALIHHLSDLHACFKEAYRILKDGGMLIVQDRTPADCLLPGDESHIRGYFFEKFPQLMDKEISRRYASGQVQQALESNGFRLAKTVSHWETRRVYNDFQELNKDLLLRTGRSILHDLTDEELQDLISFIEGKLNGSQPPIIEKDSWTVWFAIKEQPLVLNVSEPSA
- a CDS encoding methyltransferase domain-containing protein, yielding MSIKSFNPKTHTDWVRPHSIEWYAQLGRLTGQYSYSWKSTITEPNGELIFTHEVSQMVPGKKVLDIGCGHGEFALQWSPVVKHIVGIDITSDFIKHGNDAGLQNATFVTANTKDKLPFENEEFDCAYNRRGPTSAYLDVKRVIKQGGELIGLHPGDNITSELWELFPNFFEPSPSGTPILDNLILRLEEGGLENAEIETVRSLEYLREPIDVIRMSLFGQKPSVVEAVIQQSMSEITRIFEKNATDKGLPTTFERYIVRVTV